In Dioscorea cayenensis subsp. rotundata cultivar TDr96_F1 chromosome 11, TDr96_F1_v2_PseudoChromosome.rev07_lg8_w22 25.fasta, whole genome shotgun sequence, a single genomic region encodes these proteins:
- the LOC120272402 gene encoding pectinesterase inhibitor 9-like: MKSSQSPSSLLHLLLLLFLIFSISTINAIKHPSSSSSSSSSSSSCKDTEFIRKSCSTTRYPDLCMQCLSTFASTVHHSHRQLANAALSVSSDRAHAVSSFISSTNLPSHQSGAIKDCIETLADSVDRLRSSMKEMSHMGRAGSQAFSWHLSNVQTWVSAALTDENTCLDELPRRAAADEAGFRAAVRKKVVEVAQVTSNALALVNRI, encoded by the coding sequence ATGAAATCATCTCAATCTCCATCATcactcctccatcttctccttcttctcttcctaATCTTCTCCATATCCACCATTAATGCCATCAAAcacccatcatcatcatcatcatcatcatcatcatcatcatcatgcaaAGACACAGAGTTCATCCGCAAGTCATGCAGCACCACACGTTACCCAGATCTCTGCATGCAATGCCTCTCCACCTTCGCCTCCACCGTCCACCACAGCCACCGCCAGCTAGCTAACGCCGCTCTCTCCGTCAGCTCCGACCGTGCCCACGCCGTCTCCTCCTTCATCTCCTCCACCAACCTTCCTTCCCACCAATCCGGCGCCATTAAAGACTGcattgaaaccctagccgacagtGTTGACAGGCTACGTAGCTCTATGAAAGAGATGAGCCATATGGGCCGAGCTGGAAGCCAAGCCTTTAGCTGGCACCTTAGTAACGTTCAGACTTGGGTTAGTGCTGCTCTCACTGATGAGAACACTTGTCTTGATGAATTGCCTCGCCGAGCCGCCGCCGATGAAGCCGGCTTTCGAGCCGCTgttaggaagaaggttgttgAAGTGGCTCAAGTCACTAGTAATGCTCTCGCTCTTGTTAATAGGATTTAG